The genomic window AAATCAAGAAGGGGGGAAATAAATAAGGGTGTCGCTATCCTTCCCCAATCCGCTTTGCTGAGATTGGGGACTGTCGCAACGAACGTTCAATTAAGATTGAGATATTGATTGATAACTGACATCAGGCATATATTTTAAGAAAATTATTATCAAGAGGTGTTAGGGGATCCCTCTAGTACATTATTATCGGTGGCATCACTAATGGTTAACTGAGCGGCTTGCGCATTGAGAGCAAAAAAAGAACTAATGATTGCACATCCAAGTATCAATGATAAACGCATATTCGTAAGTAGGAGTGAAATAATAACTACGTGTGTTCACACCACATAGTTTTTTATTTGTCAATCAAAAAATATCAGGACTCACATTACTTAAAAAGCGCCCTCCAGCGCCCTTCACCCTACCCTAAAACCTCTTACTTCTTACTTAAAAAGCACGCGCCATTCTTAAACTCTTAATCGCCTTAACCGTAGCCTCAGCCACAATTTCCATTTCCGCCAAAGTATTATAGCGCCCCACACCGAAACGTAAAGAAGCCTGTGCTAACTTAGAATCATGACCTAAAGCCGTTAAAACATGAGATGGTTTAGTAGATTGAGAACTACAAGCCGAACCTGAAGATAAAGCTACCAATGGCTTTAAAGCCAATAATAACGCCGAACCATTCACCCCCGCCACCGAAATATTTAAATTACCTGACAGGCGCTGGTACAAATCACCATTGAGAATCACCCCCTCCACTTGCTGTAACTCTTGCCAAAGATAATCCCTTAATTGTTTAACCCTTTCATTTTCCGATTTCATTACATCCAGCGCCCTCCCCACCGCCTCCCCAAACCCCACTATATTCGGAGTGCAGAGGGTACCAGAACGGATGTTCTGCTCTTGTCCACCCCCTTGAATTTGTGAAGCCAGTTTCACCCTCGGATTACGACGGCGCACATACAAAGCCCCAACGCCTTTTGGTCCATAAATTTTATGTGCCGTCAAAGACATCAAATCAATATTCATAGCTTCCACATCCAAAGGTATTTTACCGATAGCTTGGGCGCAATCACTATGAAAAATAACCCCTTTTTCGTGGCAAATTTGACCAATTTCTGCCAAAGGTTGAATAACACCAATTTCATTATTAGCGCCCATCACCGATACCAAAATGGTGTCATCTCGTATGGTATCTTGTAATAAATTCACATTCACCAACCCATTTTTCTGCACGGGCAAAAAAGTTATCTCGAAACCCAAATTTTGTAAATATAAACAAGGGTCAATTATCGCCTTATGTTCTGTTGCCACCGTGATAATATGATTACCTCCACTAAAATAGGCTTCAGCAATCCCTTTTATGGCTAAATTATTTGCCTCCGTCGCACCGCTGGTAAAGATAATTTCCGATTCTTTAGCATTAATAGCCTGAGCAATTTTTTCCCGTGCC from Cyanobacterium sp. T60_A2020_053 includes these protein-coding regions:
- a CDS encoding IscS subfamily cysteine desulfurase, whose amino-acid sequence is MMKRPIYLDCHATTPMAEEVLSAMLPYFRESFGNASSVGHIYGWEAEVGVKLAREKIAQAINAKESEIIFTSGATEANNLAIKGIAEAYFSGGNHIITVATEHKAIIDPCLYLQNLGFEITFLPVQKNGLVNVNLLQDTIRDDTILVSVMGANNEIGVIQPLAEIGQICHEKGVIFHSDCAQAIGKIPLDVEAMNIDLMSLTAHKIYGPKGVGALYVRRRNPRVKLASQIQGGGQEQNIRSGTLCTPNIVGFGEAVGRALDVMKSENERVKQLRDYLWQELQQVEGVILNGDLYQRLSGNLNISVAGVNGSALLLALKPLVALSSGSACSSQSTKPSHVLTALGHDSKLAQASLRFGVGRYNTLAEMEIVAEATVKAIKSLRMARAF